TGTCCCGATCATGGAGGCATTTAAAAAATCCGATGAGATTCTTACCAATGCGGTAAAGGGCATATCAGACCTTATAAATACCACCGGCGTAGTGAATGTTGATTTCAACGATGTCAAATCGGTAATGTGCGAAAAGGGCAAGGCCCTTATGGGAATAGGTTCGGCCTCAGGCGAAAACAGGGCGGCGGAAGCGGCCAATATGGCCATATCGAGCCCTCTTCTTGAAGATGTGGACATTTCCGGTGCGAAAGGGATACTCCTCAACATCACCGGTGATCCAACGGTAACCATAAAGGAGATCAACGAGGCCTCCAAGATAATCCAGGCGTATGCACATGAAGATGCGAACATCATCTGGGGCTTTGTAGTCAATGAAGATCTGGCTGACGAATTCAACCTCATGGTTATTGCAACCGGTTATGCGAACAAAACGGCGATAAGGATGAAGGACGAGAAGGAAGCCGATAATGTGAGGGTTCTTCAGGCCAGGGTGGTCGACTATAATACCCCAACATATATAAGGAACAAGGAAAAGAAGGAAAAGGAAGTCATAAAGATGGGTATGGTGATTGATGATACCATGGTGGATATGGAAGCATACAATATACCTACTTTCTTGAGGAAAAAAGCAGACTAGGAGATGTAT
This genomic window from Desulfomonilia bacterium contains:
- the ftsZ gene encoding cell division protein FtsZ translates to MFVLEEVEQSGAKIKVIGVGGCGCNAVNNMIGSNIKGVDFLACNTDSQTLKKSLSANRVQIGSKLLKGMGAGGNPETGKSAAGESEEEIREALKGADMVFIATGLGGGTGTGASPIVARIAREMGALTVAVATKPFEFEGPRKMKLAIAGEKDLSENVDAIITIPNNRLLGLDAKGVPIMEAFKKSDEILTNAVKGISDLINTTGVVNVDFNDVKSVMCEKGKALMGIGSASGENRAAEAANMAISSPLLEDVDISGAKGILLNITGDPTVTIKEINEASKIIQAYAHEDANIIWGFVVNEDLADEFNLMVIATGYANKTAIRMKDEKEADNVRVLQARVVDYNTPTYIRNKEKKEKEVIKMGMVIDDTMVDMEAYNIPTFLRKKAD